The Parvibaculaceae bacterium PLY_AMNH_Bact1 genome window below encodes:
- a CDS encoding DUF6324 family protein (Derived by automated computational analysis using gene prediction method: Protein Homology.), which produces MSGSGINKETDESGEIQIGPTSEGMVRLFFRTSQFELPMDFMPDEAEEIAAEIVEAANIARQSGPKKKKKK; this is translated from the coding sequence ATGAGTGGGTCGGGTATTAACAAAGAAACTGACGAGAGCGGCGAAATCCAGATCGGCCCGACCTCCGAAGGCATGGTGCGCCTGTTTTTTCGGACCTCCCAATTTGAGTTGCCCATGGACTTCATGCCAGACGAGGCCGAGGAGATTGCAGCCGAAATCGTCGAGGCGGCCAATATTGCCCGTCAATCAGGCCCAAAGAAAAAGAAGAAGAAGTAG
- a CDS encoding PAS domain-containing sensor histidine kinase (Derived by automated computational analysis using gene prediction method: Protein Homology.), translating into MSAASSLSIEDLVGSPDPAWLWDVARRRIAWGNPAAVTFWGEESLLDLIELDFDPDDPATLKLDRLATGFDEDAPLTAKLEFHLADESRWTVCTCYPSTLDDGRPGLLLTVPDETSEQIAGFSRFGEMVQEAPLPMVLFGTDGLLLHQNIEAERIFGAHLRKGGLTALLPSDDDALPLIARAVRNGTVSKSLRLTTRHGDRLHRITLRRVHDPDTDGQALLGLFRDIGDRRALEKAADAERTKMQAMLDLVSDFQWRLDKDLTLTRVSAGVQAATDARAEVLIGKKWSDLVQNYGLGPSPGLTKALSSTAPWREEELLWPGIDGNVIHLLLSALPLRNSEGGFDGWNGVARVVASPEPAETPAENAVTPAVPTSDPDTLLSSVTDGVLMLDDVGQVIRANAEAEQILDLAQGQPLERSFVAPDQPRVRDYIASLQETGFATAYDNGLEVMTRGDPSRSLLLVIQPLGSDYAGAAFTAALRDITPAKQVEAELRDALSKATSANTQKSDFLASVAHELRTPLNAIIGFSEIMRDEHYGSLGHEKYLTYAGDIHDSGELLLSLINDLLDLSKVEAGKFEPEFEQVDISSIVDTCVNMVKPSAADERISIRAQIDEHLPGLVADKRSLTQILLNLLSNAVKFTRPGGQVSVISSLSKAGDLVVTVQDTGIGMSDEDLSRAFAPFGQARSAVIHGKKGTGLGLPLAKALTEANRGALAIVSSPGEGTIVELTFPSTQVLQD; encoded by the coding sequence GTGAGCGCCGCGTCCAGTTTGAGTATTGAAGACCTTGTGGGCTCACCCGACCCCGCTTGGCTTTGGGATGTCGCGCGTCGGCGCATCGCATGGGGCAATCCGGCGGCTGTCACCTTTTGGGGCGAAGAAAGTCTGCTGGACCTGATTGAGCTGGACTTCGACCCTGATGACCCAGCCACCCTGAAACTCGACAGACTTGCCACCGGTTTTGATGAGGACGCGCCTCTGACAGCCAAGCTGGAATTTCACCTCGCAGATGAAAGCCGTTGGACTGTTTGCACCTGCTACCCCTCCACTCTCGACGATGGTCGGCCAGGGCTTCTTCTCACCGTCCCCGATGAAACCTCTGAACAAATCGCGGGGTTTTCCCGGTTTGGCGAAATGGTTCAGGAAGCGCCTCTACCCATGGTTCTCTTCGGCACGGATGGACTGCTCCTGCATCAAAACATTGAAGCCGAACGCATTTTTGGGGCGCACTTACGAAAAGGTGGGCTCACCGCCCTTCTCCCGTCAGACGATGATGCCTTGCCGCTTATCGCACGGGCTGTGCGTAACGGGACCGTCAGCAAATCTCTGCGTTTAACAACCCGTCACGGCGACCGCCTCCATCGCATCACTCTCAGGCGGGTGCACGATCCTGATACGGACGGTCAAGCGCTGCTTGGTCTCTTTCGGGATATTGGCGACCGACGGGCTTTGGAAAAAGCAGCGGACGCGGAGCGCACAAAAATGCAGGCGATGCTTGATCTCGTCAGCGACTTTCAATGGCGCCTGGACAAGGACCTGACCCTCACGCGCGTGAGTGCCGGTGTGCAAGCAGCCACTGACGCACGGGCCGAAGTGCTTATAGGAAAAAAATGGTCCGACCTGGTTCAAAACTACGGGCTTGGGCCGAGCCCTGGTCTGACAAAAGCCCTGTCCTCGACAGCTCCATGGCGTGAAGAAGAACTGCTATGGCCTGGGATTGATGGCAATGTGATCCACCTGCTGCTCAGCGCTCTCCCATTACGCAACAGTGAGGGAGGCTTTGATGGCTGGAATGGTGTTGCTCGGGTCGTCGCATCGCCTGAACCTGCTGAAACACCCGCTGAAAATGCAGTTACTCCTGCTGTTCCAACATCCGATCCCGATACGCTGCTCAGTTCCGTCACAGACGGTGTTTTGATGCTCGATGATGTGGGTCAGGTGATCCGAGCAAATGCGGAAGCGGAACAAATCCTCGATCTTGCTCAGGGACAGCCGTTGGAACGCTCCTTTGTTGCGCCAGACCAGCCGCGTGTGCGCGACTATATCGCGAGCTTGCAGGAGACAGGATTTGCGACAGCTTACGACAATGGTCTGGAAGTCATGACTCGCGGAGACCCCAGTCGGTCTTTGCTTCTGGTTATCCAGCCCCTTGGCAGTGACTATGCCGGGGCTGCCTTTACAGCAGCTCTCAGAGATATTACCCCCGCCAAACAGGTAGAAGCAGAACTGCGTGACGCACTCTCAAAGGCGACGTCTGCGAATACACAAAAATCTGATTTCCTTGCGTCGGTCGCACATGAGCTGCGCACCCCGCTCAATGCGATCATCGGATTTTCCGAAATCATGCGCGATGAGCATTACGGTTCCTTGGGTCACGAGAAATATCTCACCTATGCCGGCGACATACACGACAGTGGCGAGCTGCTCCTCAGCCTGATCAACGATCTGCTTGATCTCTCCAAAGTCGAAGCGGGAAAGTTTGAACCAGAGTTCGAGCAGGTCGACATCAGCTCTATTGTCGACACATGTGTCAACATGGTGAAGCCAAGTGCCGCGGATGAACGGATTTCCATTCGCGCGCAGATTGATGAACATCTGCCGGGTCTTGTCGCTGACAAACGCAGCCTCACTCAGATTTTACTGAACCTTCTGTCCAACGCGGTCAAATTTACGCGCCCCGGAGGCCAGGTGAGCGTGATTTCGTCACTCTCAAAGGCGGGAGACCTGGTCGTCACAGTGCAGGATACAGGCATTGGCATGTCAGATGAGGACCTGTCTCGTGCCTTCGCACCCTTCGGGCAGGCCCGCAGTGCCGTTATTCACGGCAAAAAGGGAACTGGTCTCGGCTTGCCACTTGCCAAAGCGCTGACAGAGGCGAACAGGGGTGCGCTTGCCATCGTCTCGTCGCCGGGTGAGGGGACTATCGTGGAGCTCACCTTTCCCTCAACGCAGGTACTGCAGGACTAG
- a CDS encoding alpha/beta hydrolase (Derived by automated computational analysis using gene prediction method: Protein Homology.), whose protein sequence is MGDTHITTRMIEANGLTFETDVCGSGEKFALLLHGFPESKHSWRFQIPLLAELGYTVWAPNLRGYGHSSRPPKVADYNITNLIADAAGLIDTARAEGITGPTTLMTHDWGGAIGWSFVLTEARPLERFVVMNLPHPTQFLKSVSGWAQLKRSWYIFFFQLPWLPEKLMTLRGAQAVGDAFSNMAIDQTNFGPEVLEHYRQNALIPGAMRAMINYYRASFRSNPLKEVWEDPPHVKTPTLMVWGEEDVALGKELTYGTEDLVEDFTLRYLPNVSHWVQQEAPQSVNAMLEAWLTGRPVPEASEVSKK, encoded by the coding sequence GTGGGCGACACACACATTACAACACGAATGATAGAGGCGAATGGCCTCACCTTCGAAACAGATGTCTGTGGATCGGGCGAGAAGTTTGCCCTTTTGCTGCATGGCTTTCCCGAGAGCAAGCATTCCTGGCGTTTTCAGATACCCTTGCTGGCGGAGCTCGGCTACACGGTCTGGGCACCCAATTTGCGGGGTTATGGCCACAGTTCACGACCACCCAAGGTTGCTGATTACAACATCACAAATCTGATTGCAGATGCCGCTGGTCTCATTGATACAGCGCGTGCCGAAGGCATAACCGGGCCAACAACACTCATGACCCACGACTGGGGCGGTGCCATCGGCTGGAGCTTTGTGCTGACGGAAGCCCGACCGCTGGAACGGTTTGTGGTGATGAACCTTCCCCATCCCACGCAGTTTTTGAAGAGTGTGTCAGGTTGGGCGCAGCTGAAGCGATCCTGGTACATCTTCTTTTTCCAGCTCCCCTGGCTGCCGGAGAAACTCATGACTTTGCGAGGCGCGCAGGCGGTCGGAGACGCTTTTTCGAATATGGCGATCGACCAGACGAATTTTGGACCAGAGGTCCTTGAGCATTACAGACAGAACGCTCTTATTCCAGGTGCGATGAGAGCGATGATCAATTACTACCGGGCGTCGTTTCGCAGCAATCCGCTGAAAGAGGTCTGGGAGGACCCGCCCCACGTCAAAACACCCACCTTGATGGTCTGGGGTGAAGAGGACGTTGCATTGGGGAAGGAACTGACATATGGCACGGAGGATCTGGTGGAAGACTTCACCCTCAGATATCTCCCCAATGTGTCACACTGGGTCCAACAGGAGGCGCCCCAATCGGTGAATGCTATGCTGGAAGCATGGTTAACCGGCAGGCCGGTGCCAGAAGCGTCAGAGGTAAGCAAAAAATGA